Sequence from the Mycteria americana isolate JAX WOST 10 ecotype Jacksonville Zoo and Gardens chromosome 5, USCA_MyAme_1.0, whole genome shotgun sequence genome:
TGCAACCGTGATGCCTGACGACACACCGATGTTTGACCCAAATATTCTGCATGAACTTGACTGGAGTGAGAACACGACGACGTTTTCTCCTGCTATTTCTCCTTTAGATCCAGGAGATGGCCTAGTTTTGAGACCACTTTGCACAGCTGATTTAAATCGAGGTAGAATCCTGTTTAATGATCATCATCAACGAAAGCTGGGTGCTGAACTAGATAATATGTATTTCTGCATGATCTCTCAATAGATCGGGATGGTTCATTTTATCTGATTTGGGTTATTTTTATCAGTAAGGAATTTGTGCACTTGGCACCGTGGATTGGTACTGTGTTGGGTGACCCTCAAAAttggttttactgttttaataacCTCAAAACTAATCTTAAAATTCAAGTCAAATCTTTCACATAATCCACAGCTTCCTCTTCACCACAGCTTTAGAGAGGGAGTACAGTTGTTCATACTGTTCCCTTTAATATAAAAGTAATGTGAACCAGCACATTCTTCTTGGTGCGTGGAGACTTCCTCAGTTCTGTAATTTGGATAAAAAGGGTGTTCTGAACATACAGCTTAATAATGCGTAATTTCAGGCTTATGCTTTCCTTTCTTGAATGTATGCATCTTCTGCGCTCAAGCAGCAGTTTGCTGCTGATGCATTAGCTGCTCCTTCAGCATTGCTCAAGGCAGGATGTTTGACTTTAAGATTACAGTCTAGTTCTGTAATGCACAGAGCACAGGCTTTTACATACAACCAAATTGGATGGTGCCACGGGGATGTGAACTCTCCAAACAGCCGTGTCGGGTTGTTCTGTGCTATTTGGGGCTAATTGTGTGTCTCTGTCCCTCactgagggttgttttttttttcccccgccccCTTCTTTTATAACAGGCTTTTTTAAGGTTTTGGGTCAGCTGACTGAAACTGGAGTTGCAAGCCCAGAGCAGTTTATCAGTGAGTATATCATTATTTCTTGGCATTTCCATAGAGGTTGCTGGGAACCAGAGGATGCTGATGCTGACAGCAAAGCTACTTGGGTGTGAGGCTCCCAACTGCCCGATGCCAGAGGGATTTATTCGTTCGGGTCCCCTGAGGCAGCCTTTGGCACTCAGCGTTGGATCCAGTTGCAGCTATCCCAAAGGGCTTCTTGGCTGGGGCAGGCCTGAATTGTATACCTGCTTTTGAGACTGAGCTTTAGATACCTGGCAGAAGGGACTGTGGGAGATGGCTTGTTTGGGTTGAATTATTGCAGCACTGGTAGCGAGGCAGAGGCTTGCCTTTGATCATAGCTCAACAGCATCCTGAGCTTGCTTCACTGATTGGACTGAGATGTAAGAAGACATAGAAGTACTGCCACCTTCATCGTAGTGCCCATCTGCAGAGACGCTGGGGAAGCAGGGTTCTCTTGGCAGCTAAGGAAAAGgcatttgtttaatttctgctttttcctggtTCTGTCTCTGTGTTAGTCTGACTCCGGGGCTTTCAGGTTCTGGGGTCTTGGGCACATGCATCTTCCTTGTGATCCTGAACCCTGCGGTGATCTGCATTCAGAATCTGTTGCAAGTGTTAGACTTCACAGTAATTTAATCTGAGATTAACGGTGACTGTTCCGCTGTCTGCCTGCTCCCACAGAAACCTTTGAGCACATGAAGAGATCTGGAGATTACTATGTTACTGTCATAGAAGACACAAATCTTGGACAGATTGTTGCTACAGCAACGCTGGTGATAGAACATAAGTTCACTCACTCCTGTGCAAAGGTATATTCTCTCGCTGCAGCTGGAAAGTGAAGGAAAAGATCCTGTCCCCAGACTccgtgcattttatttttatggtgttGCTGTGTGATGAAGTACCTTCTGCTGAGTCAGTGACAAAGgcactttaaaaatatctctcaTCCTTGGGTGCTCAGCTAAATAGTAAAAGGAAGCTTTggcttttcttaaggaaaaagagCAATTTGATGTCTGCCCCGTTCTCCCTCCCAGTGAGCTTTTGAACTAGTCAGGCTTGGTTCTGACGGAGCAGATGGCTGAGGATCTCGCTGCTGTGGAGTCCCAGCTAGACGTGTGAAAACAGGGAGCTAGAGAGATACCAGTCCCTcagcagggaaaggctgtggtgggactgcagctcctgctgggtGCTGGAAGGGCATTACGAGTGTGTCGACCACTGGAGGAGTTGTATCTAAACAGACAGCAGAAAATCCAAGTGTGAAATGTAGTGCAGTAGGGAAACTAACACAAGGGTGTTCTGTTTGACTAACGCTTGTCTGTATTTCCACAGAGAGGAAGGATAGAAGACGTAGTAGTAAGCAGGGAGTGCAGAGGAAAGCAGCTTGGTAAACTGTAAGTATTTCGCCGCCGTTGCCATTCAACACCAGGCCGGGCAGCAAGCCCTCACCCCGTTGGTTTCTGTCCCCCCACCTTACCACGGTGCTGGGTGCCAGCCAACAAGCTGGCAAAGATCCGCTCGCCAGACCTCCGAGAGCAGGATTCTCGCTCTGCGGGTtagctgcagggcagagcctccCCAGCCAGACGCGTGAAAAGAGTTTAGCCAGAAGGTATCGCCAGCTGGCAGAGGGCAAGCTGAGGTTctgaaaacagtaacaaaaaattgCCTGCAAGACGCTggtactttgttctttttttttttttcttgggatggCAACTATCCTGTGTAGTGAAGGGAAATGCAGAGTTCTGTAAAACTTCAGGATTGTAGGGCTGATGACTTTAGCTAATTAAATGTTAATTGATCCAGCGTTCAGGGCCGTTTCATTTAACCgttggttttctgtctttttcagcTTAACGTCCACCCTGACGTTGCTAAGTAAGAGACTGAACTGTTACAAAATTACGCTTGAGTGTCTGCCAAAAAATGTGGATTTCTATAAGAAGTTTGGCTATTCGGTATCTGAAGAAAACTACATGTTTCAACGGTTCTTTAATTAAGAActtctagtctttttttttgtaaagactGTTGGTGGAGGAGCTTGTGCTACAAACATTCTCTTCATGGAAAATGTATATAGTTTATTGCTGCAAATATAACGATCCCTATAAATAATGAACATCAAATGTGtaaatcctgcaaaaaaaaaaattaactgacaTTTTAGAAGGGTCCTTTGGGTTAGAAAATAAGCGCTTAGAACTAATTTTTACTACCGTTCAgtcgaagcaaagcttttttgTTCTAGCTGAGTTACAAAGGACTCTTGTTAAAGGGATGGTTTTTAACCAAAGGTATATATTTTTATCTCAAATTTTTtcttgcattgtatttttctaaaGGTTTGTGCTTCTTTTCTTGGTAGCCAAAGTACAGCTTGCGGGATTGTGCTCCTGTCTGTACTTCACGGAAGGATGGCGTAGCTCGGGTGGGGATGATGCTTCTCTCATGCAGGATTAGTGATGCAGATGGGCATTTGGTCTGTCCTTTCCATGAAACCTCACTGAAGTGC
This genomic interval carries:
- the GNPNAT1 gene encoding glucosamine 6-phosphate N-acetyltransferase → MMPVATVMPDDTPMFDPNILHELDWSENTTTFSPAISPLDPGDGLVLRPLCTADLNRGFFKVLGQLTETGVASPEQFIKTFEHMKRSGDYYVTVIEDTNLGQIVATATLVIEHKFTHSCAKRGRIEDVVVSRECRGKQLGKLLTSTLTLLSKRLNCYKITLECLPKNVDFYKKFGYSVSEENYMFQRFFN